Proteins encoded together in one Dechloromonas sp. HYN0024 window:
- a CDS encoding aromatic/alkene/methane monooxygenase hydroxylase/oxygenase subunit alpha: MDMQVAKKKLSLKEKYKLMTRDLGWDTTYHTKDEVFPYVKYEGIKIHDWDKWEDPFRLTMDSYWKYQGEKERKFYAIIDAHAQNNGHLNITDASYLSALKIFLQAISPGEYAAGKGFARMGREFPGVGTQVACQMQSIDEIRHAQTQIHALSNYNKFYNGFHAFADARDRMWYCTLPRSFFDDALSAGPFEFMIAIGFSFEYVLTNLLFVPFMSGAAYNGDMATVTFGFSAQSDEARHMTLGLECIKFMLEQDPDNLPIVQGWIDKWFWRGFRLLGVVGTMMDYMLPKRVMSWKEAWGIYGVENGGALFRDLARYGIRPPKGWDDADKAIDHMSHQFMLALYQYNFGTAFHSWIPSEDDMAWLSKKYPDTFDKYYRPRWNHLTKLKEAGTPFANMGLAKLCQTCQIPTVFTEPDDPTSICQRETEYKGEKYHFCSDGCQHIFENEPEKYIQAWLPMQQLFQAPISGDLGAWMNWVSLIPGKDNGDYDGSEDQRNFEAWRKQATSNQ, from the coding sequence ATGGACATGCAAGTTGCCAAGAAAAAACTCAGCCTGAAAGAAAAGTACAAGCTGATGACCCGCGACCTCGGCTGGGATACGACGTATCACACCAAGGATGAAGTTTTTCCCTATGTAAAGTACGAAGGCATCAAGATTCACGACTGGGACAAGTGGGAAGATCCCTTCCGACTGACCATGGATTCGTACTGGAAATACCAGGGAGAGAAGGAGCGCAAGTTCTACGCGATCATCGATGCCCACGCCCAGAACAACGGCCACCTCAACATCACCGACGCCAGCTACCTGAGCGCCCTGAAGATTTTCCTGCAGGCCATCAGTCCGGGCGAATACGCTGCCGGAAAGGGCTTTGCCCGTATGGGCCGGGAATTTCCGGGGGTCGGCACGCAGGTTGCCTGCCAGATGCAGTCAATCGACGAAATTCGCCACGCCCAGACGCAGATTCACGCCCTGTCGAACTACAACAAGTTCTACAACGGCTTCCACGCCTTTGCCGACGCCCGCGACCGCATGTGGTACTGCACCCTGCCGCGCTCCTTCTTCGACGATGCCCTGTCGGCAGGTCCCTTCGAATTCATGATCGCCATCGGTTTCAGCTTCGAATACGTGCTGACCAACCTGCTGTTCGTGCCCTTCATGTCCGGTGCTGCGTACAACGGCGACATGGCGACGGTGACCTTCGGTTTCTCGGCGCAGTCCGACGAAGCCCGTCACATGACGCTGGGCCTCGAGTGCATCAAGTTCATGCTCGAGCAGGACCCGGACAACCTGCCCATCGTCCAGGGCTGGATCGACAAGTGGTTCTGGCGCGGCTTCCGTCTGCTCGGCGTGGTCGGCACGATGATGGATTACATGCTGCCGAAGCGCGTCATGAGTTGGAAGGAGGCGTGGGGAATCTACGGCGTCGAGAACGGTGGCGCCCTGTTCCGTGACCTCGCCCGCTATGGCATCCGTCCGCCCAAGGGTTGGGATGATGCAGACAAGGCCATCGACCACATGTCGCACCAGTTCATGCTGGCGCTTTACCAGTACAACTTCGGGACGGCCTTCCATAGCTGGATTCCGTCTGAAGACGACATGGCATGGCTGTCGAAGAAATATCCCGATACCTTCGACAAGTACTATCGCCCGCGCTGGAATCACCTGACCAAGTTGAAGGAAGCCGGTACCCCCTTCGCCAACATGGGCCTCGCCAAGCTCTGCCAGACCTGCCAGATTCCGACGGTATTCACCGAGCCGGACGATCCGACCTCGATCTGCCAGCGCGAAACGGAATACAAGGGCGAGAAATACCACTTCTGCTCCGATGGCTGCCAGCACATCTTCGAGAACGAACCGGAAAAGTACATCCAGGCCTGGCTGCCCATGCAGCAGCTGTTCCAGGCGCCGATCAGCGGCGATCTGGGGGCGTGGATGAACTGGGTCAGCCTGATTCCGGGCAAGGATAACGGCGATTACGACGGTTCCGAGGATCAGCGCAATTTCGAAGCCTGGCGCAAGCAGGCCACGAGCAACCAATGA
- a CDS encoding MmoB/DmpM family protein, translating to MSTVFIALQANEDTRPIIDAIVQDNPAAIVNREPAMVKIDAPGSMIIRRETIEEHIGRTYDLQELQINLITLSGHVDEDEDQFTLRWNS from the coding sequence ATGTCGACTGTATTCATTGCCCTGCAAGCCAACGAAGACACCCGTCCGATCATCGATGCCATCGTCCAGGACAACCCCGCGGCCATCGTCAATCGCGAACCAGCCATGGTCAAGATTGACGCGCCCGGTTCGATGATCATCCGTCGCGAAACGATAGAAGAGCACATCGGCCGCACCTACGACCTGCAGGAGCTGCAGATCAACCTGATTACCCTCTCCGGCCATGTCGATGAGGATGAAGACCAATTCACCCTGCGCTGGAATAGCTAA
- a CDS encoding aromatic/alkene monooxygenase hydroxylase subunit beta, producing the protein MQIDLRTVSIKQQRNTFDHLARRFGDKPASRYQEASYDIQATENLHYRPTWDPDQLIYDASITKIVMADWYALKDPRQYFYNNYTLARARQQETAEANFTFVESRGLVEMLPEELKRLALDVLVPLRHAAWGANMHNSFISGYGYAAIFTQACMFHAMDNLGIAQYLSRLGLLLGDQEALTEGKTAWMDDEAWQPMRRYVEDCLVVRDPFELFVAQNVALDGLLYPLVYERIVDGTLSTQGASSVAMLCQFMSDWFDETRKWVDAVMKVAAAESEHNRLILQEWTDKWSQRAAAALLPVARKALAADAEEAVAEEVDSFKGRLKKIGVEI; encoded by the coding sequence ATGCAAATCGATCTTCGCACCGTCAGCATCAAACAGCAGCGCAATACCTTCGATCATCTGGCGCGCCGTTTCGGCGACAAGCCGGCCTCGCGCTACCAGGAAGCCAGCTACGACATCCAGGCGACTGAAAACCTGCACTACCGCCCGACCTGGGATCCGGATCAACTGATCTACGATGCCTCGATCACCAAGATCGTCATGGCCGACTGGTATGCGCTGAAAGACCCACGCCAGTATTTCTACAACAACTACACGCTGGCCCGTGCCCGCCAGCAGGAAACCGCGGAAGCGAATTTCACATTTGTCGAAAGCCGTGGTCTGGTCGAGATGTTGCCGGAAGAACTCAAGCGTCTCGCGCTCGATGTGCTGGTGCCGCTGCGTCACGCCGCCTGGGGCGCCAACATGCACAATTCCTTCATTTCAGGTTACGGCTATGCTGCGATCTTCACCCAGGCGTGCATGTTCCACGCCATGGACAACCTTGGCATTGCCCAATATCTGTCGCGCCTTGGCTTGCTGCTCGGCGATCAGGAGGCCCTGACCGAAGGCAAGACCGCCTGGATGGACGACGAAGCCTGGCAGCCGATGCGCCGCTATGTTGAAGACTGCCTGGTCGTGCGCGATCCCTTCGAATTGTTTGTCGCCCAGAACGTGGCTCTCGATGGCCTGCTCTATCCGCTCGTCTATGAACGCATCGTCGACGGCACCCTGTCGACCCAGGGCGCCTCGTCTGTCGCTATGCTCTGCCAGTTCATGAGCGACTGGTTCGACGAAACCCGCAAGTGGGTCGATGCCGTGATGAAGGTGGCTGCAGCCGAGTCCGAGCATAACCGCCTCATTCTTCAGGAGTGGACCGACAAGTGGAGCCAGCGCGCTGCCGCCGCCCTGTTGCCGGTTGCCCGCAAAGCGCTGGCCGCGGATGCCGAGGAGGCTGTCGCTGAAGAGGTCGATTCCTTCAAGGGGCGCCTGAAGAAAATCGGTGTGGAAATCTGA
- a CDS encoding catechol 2,3-dioxygenase, with protein MALTGVLRPGHAQVRVLDLEEAITFYRDVLGLVETGRDAQGRVYFKCWDERDHHSYVIRQADRAGLDFFAFRVLDKATLDKFDADLQAYGLKTERIPAGEMLETGERVRFTLPSGHVMELFAEKTKVGNGIPLINPAPWSKARDNGIAPTRLDHALLYGPNVAEVQKIFTEVLGFYLVERVLTPDGNGNAAIWLSCGQKVHDIAFAEYPEPGKLHHCSFLMESWEQVLRGGDIMSMNAVPVDIGPTRHGVTRGCTIYAWDPSGNRFETFFGGHLPYPDYETMTWTFDNFGQGLDYPQRKLHETFLTVVS; from the coding sequence ATGGCACTCACAGGCGTACTACGTCCTGGGCACGCGCAGGTTCGCGTGCTGGATCTGGAAGAAGCAATCACTTTTTACCGCGATGTACTCGGTCTGGTCGAAACCGGCCGTGACGCCCAGGGTCGCGTCTATTTCAAATGCTGGGACGAGCGTGACCACCACAGTTACGTCATCCGACAGGCTGACCGGGCCGGCCTCGATTTCTTCGCCTTCCGCGTCCTCGACAAGGCGACGCTGGACAAATTTGACGCCGATCTGCAGGCCTACGGTCTGAAGACCGAACGAATTCCGGCCGGTGAAATGCTGGAAACTGGCGAGCGCGTGCGCTTCACGCTGCCCTCCGGCCATGTCATGGAGTTGTTTGCCGAGAAGACCAAGGTCGGCAACGGCATTCCTCTGATCAATCCAGCGCCGTGGAGCAAGGCACGCGACAACGGCATTGCGCCGACGCGCCTCGACCACGCCCTGCTCTACGGGCCGAATGTCGCCGAAGTGCAGAAGATATTTACCGAAGTCCTCGGCTTCTACCTCGTCGAACGTGTGCTGACGCCGGATGGCAATGGCAACGCGGCGATCTGGCTGTCCTGCGGGCAGAAGGTCCATGACATCGCCTTCGCCGAATATCCGGAACCGGGCAAGTTGCATCACTGCTCCTTCCTCATGGAAAGCTGGGAACAGGTCCTGCGCGGTGGCGACATCATGTCGATGAATGCTGTCCCGGTCGATATCGGCCCGACCCGCCACGGCGTCACGCGTGGCTGCACCATCTATGCCTGGGATCCGTCGGGCAACCGTTTCGAGACCTTCTTCGGGGGTCATCTGCCTTACCCCGACTACGAAACCATGACATGGACCTTCGACAACTTCGGTCAGGGCCTCGATTACCCGCAGCGCAAACTGCACGAAACCTTCCTGACTGTCGTCAGCTGA
- a CDS encoding LysR substrate-binding domain-containing protein, translating to MDLRHLKYFIAVAEELNIGRAALRLCISQPPLTRQIQQLEEELGVQLFIRTPRGVELTQAGEMFYEEASNIRALVEQAIERTKRAGQGKLGRLDIGIFGTGILGTIPSLLQLFRDTNPDVVVSLHTMSKSEQIEALRQRRITIGFNRMLGPLPDITTELIMREPLYLVINADHPLARLESVPFVEVSKYPLVLFPSGARPNFVDRIIQLCQNMGVTPQISQVVGDAVTGMALVAGGFGMTIVPKSATTISLPGIVCRPFRDAISATVDLSCIYRSDDHSPILQAFLASVQKFRESPTN from the coding sequence ATGGACCTGCGTCACCTCAAATACTTCATCGCTGTCGCCGAAGAACTCAACATCGGCCGGGCCGCGCTGCGGCTGTGCATCTCGCAGCCGCCGCTGACCCGCCAGATTCAGCAACTGGAAGAAGAACTCGGGGTCCAGCTGTTCATCCGCACACCACGCGGCGTTGAACTGACCCAGGCCGGCGAGATGTTCTACGAGGAAGCCAGCAACATCCGCGCCCTCGTCGAACAGGCCATCGAGCGCACCAAGCGGGCCGGCCAGGGCAAGCTCGGGCGGCTCGATATCGGCATTTTCGGCACCGGCATCCTGGGCACCATCCCCAGCCTGCTGCAGCTTTTCCGCGACACCAATCCGGATGTCGTCGTCTCGCTGCACACCATGTCAAAGTCGGAACAGATCGAAGCCTTGCGCCAGCGCCGCATTACCATCGGCTTCAACCGCATGCTGGGGCCGCTGCCCGATATCACGACCGAACTGATCATGCGTGAGCCGCTTTATCTGGTCATCAATGCCGATCACCCGCTGGCCCGACTCGAATCAGTGCCTTTCGTGGAAGTATCGAAATATCCGCTGGTCCTTTTCCCCTCGGGGGCGCGGCCCAACTTTGTCGACCGCATCATCCAGCTCTGCCAGAACATGGGCGTCACGCCGCAGATTTCTCAGGTGGTGGGCGATGCCGTGACCGGCATGGCGCTGGTCGCCGGTGGCTTCGGCATGACCATCGTACCCAAGTCGGCGACCACCATCAGCCTGCCGGGCATTGTCTGCCGGCCATTTCGTGATGCGATCTCGGCCACCGTCGATCTCAGCTGCATTTACCGCAGCGACGACCATTCGCCAATCTTGCAGGCCTTCCTGGCCAGCGTGCAGAAATTCCGGGAATCGCCGACCAATTAG
- a CDS encoding DUF1329 domain-containing protein: MKKAMISLLPLVAAGFVGSAFAATEADVENTFNPYKAGMPSVAGVTPGTVINKANADQFKEVLSVGLHKLIKDGAFEMKVGATTQFMINSGYINATKANLNKTKLGAKPGDNLTGYVAGRPFPEEPDLKDPRAGEKLAWNYKYGVNWGDGAVISPFYWRYRNMTTGQIEKTIKYDFHFLNFMHRTNNAPIPEITPNPSGIYRAIYVKANEPQDLKNTQLLIQRFEDDSKLDDAYLYLGFQRRVRRLAQGQVTDSFLGSDLMIEDFEGYNGRVSDMKWTYKGTKNMLLPMWNHNELKLSDEFKEADGYKFVNYGGQGGCFPDATWQLRKVYVLEAAPVNPNHPISKRTFYMDAQLQNVNGAIDIYDRKGELWKAFSVGKSHPDHHLPVNKGSGIGIDDGVIMVDVQAKHCTTAQFKGQVDPKKAPPGLFQVQNLRGGD; encoded by the coding sequence ATGAAAAAAGCCATGATTTCCCTGCTGCCCCTCGTGGCAGCAGGATTTGTCGGCTCGGCATTCGCTGCGACGGAAGCTGATGTCGAAAACACCTTTAATCCCTACAAGGCCGGCATGCCCAGCGTTGCCGGTGTGACGCCGGGTACGGTGATCAACAAGGCCAATGCCGACCAGTTCAAGGAAGTTCTTTCGGTCGGTCTGCACAAGCTGATCAAGGATGGTGCTTTCGAAATGAAAGTCGGTGCCACCACCCAGTTCATGATCAACAGTGGCTACATCAACGCCACCAAGGCCAATCTGAACAAGACCAAGCTGGGTGCCAAGCCGGGCGACAATCTGACCGGCTACGTGGCCGGCCGTCCGTTCCCGGAAGAGCCGGATCTGAAAGATCCGCGCGCTGGCGAAAAGCTGGCCTGGAACTACAAGTACGGTGTGAACTGGGGTGACGGTGCCGTCATCTCGCCGTTCTACTGGCGTTATCGCAACATGACCACCGGGCAGATTGAGAAGACCATCAAGTATGACTTCCACTTCCTGAACTTCATGCATCGCACCAACAATGCGCCGATTCCGGAAATCACCCCGAATCCGTCGGGCATCTACCGCGCCATTTACGTCAAGGCCAACGAGCCGCAGGATCTGAAGAACACTCAGCTCCTCATCCAGCGTTTCGAAGACGACAGCAAGCTTGACGATGCCTACCTGTATCTCGGCTTCCAGCGTCGCGTCCGTCGTCTGGCCCAGGGCCAGGTGACCGACTCCTTCCTCGGCTCCGATCTGATGATTGAAGACTTCGAAGGCTACAACGGTCGCGTTTCCGACATGAAGTGGACCTACAAGGGCACCAAGAACATGCTGTTGCCGATGTGGAACCACAACGAACTCAAGCTCTCCGACGAGTTCAAGGAAGCCGACGGTTACAAGTTCGTGAACTACGGTGGTCAGGGCGGTTGCTTCCCGGATGCCACCTGGCAGCTGCGCAAGGTCTATGTGCTCGAAGCGGCTCCGGTCAATCCGAACCATCCGATTAGCAAGCGGACTTTCTACATGGATGCCCAGTTGCAGAACGTGAATGGCGCCATCGACATTTACGACCGCAAGGGCGAACTGTGGAAGGCCTTCAGCGTTGGCAAGTCGCATCCTGACCATCACCTGCCGGTCAACAAGGGTTCCGGTATCGGTATCGATGATGGCGTGATCATGGTTGACGTCCAGGCCAAGCATTGCACGACCGCCCAGTTCAAGGGCCAGGTCGATCCGAAGAAGGCTCCTCCGGGCCTCTTCCAGGTGCAGAACCTGCGCGGTGGTGACTGA